In the genome of Paenibacillus pabuli, one region contains:
- a CDS encoding response regulator transcription factor: protein MSIKVLLIEDEKNLADMIAFFLEEEGYITERVHHAREALQLFPRFQPDIVVTDLMLPETDGNDLVDAFRQHSTVPILMISASTMLNDRLRALHNGADDFLCKPFSLKELDARIKALLRRSAISYPDKPIKEDKPTEVAGHVSVNDYRRTLFVDGIEIEVTHIEFEIMKELYRNPGKVFTRNELMDRIKGSERAYLDRTIDVHISSLRKKIEPDPKNPRYIKTVWGTGYKYVI, encoded by the coding sequence ATGTCTATCAAAGTACTTCTTATAGAAGATGAGAAAAATCTGGCTGACATGATTGCTTTCTTTCTTGAGGAGGAGGGTTACATAACTGAACGGGTTCATCATGCACGTGAAGCTCTTCAGCTTTTTCCACGATTCCAGCCCGATATTGTAGTGACTGACTTGATGCTGCCAGAAACAGACGGTAATGATCTGGTTGATGCGTTTCGCCAGCACTCGACTGTACCTATATTGATGATCTCGGCCAGCACCATGCTGAATGATCGACTCCGAGCATTACACAATGGTGCCGATGACTTTCTGTGTAAACCCTTCAGTCTGAAAGAGCTTGATGCGCGGATTAAGGCATTATTACGCAGATCGGCCATCTCCTACCCGGACAAGCCAATAAAAGAGGACAAACCTACTGAGGTTGCCGGGCATGTCAGTGTGAATGATTACAGAAGAACCTTATTTGTGGATGGCATAGAAATTGAGGTCACTCATATTGAGTTTGAAATTATGAAGGAGCTGTACCGGAATCCTGGCAAAGTGTTCACTCGTAATGAACTCATGGATCGAATTAAAGGCTCAGAACGGGCATATCTGGATCGTACAATTGATGTGCACATCTCCAGCCTGCGTAAAAAAATTGAACCCGACCCCAAAAATCCACGGTATATCAAGACGGTTTGGGGAACGGGATATAAATACGTCATTTAG
- a CDS encoding MBL fold metallo-hydrolase — MPKIRYNNIDNVSTDKTLKEFKQWREQRRSKVKDYSYTVPKHPPELDYLHANRAETTITWIGHSTFFIQYHGLNIVTDPVWAEKMGFQRRLGAPGIPIQDIPPLDVVLISHSHYDHLHLASLRKLVTAKTLLIVPDGLKRKMVRKGFHRCHEMKWWEHITLGGIKITFVPAQHWTRRTLFDTNTSHWGGYVLEKNHPAVVPSDESAATREDYDSEKSRAAGTNTLERSSVDDSPGDPPVIYFVGDTGYFQGFKTIGERFDIGVTLMPIGAYEPEWFMTSQHVTPEEALQGFVETGSQLMVPMHYGTFKLADDTPKEALDRMELERERLGIQAERIRVLGHGETLRIRHEGQKED, encoded by the coding sequence ATGCCGAAAATCCGTTATAACAACATTGATAATGTAAGTACGGACAAAACGCTGAAGGAATTCAAGCAATGGAGGGAGCAACGGCGCAGCAAAGTTAAGGATTATTCCTACACCGTGCCCAAGCACCCACCTGAACTGGATTATCTGCACGCCAACCGGGCTGAAACCACGATTACCTGGATTGGGCATTCCACGTTTTTTATTCAATATCATGGATTAAACATCGTGACAGACCCGGTCTGGGCCGAAAAAATGGGATTTCAGCGCAGGCTCGGTGCCCCTGGTATTCCAATTCAGGACATTCCGCCTCTGGATGTCGTTCTGATCTCGCATTCCCATTATGATCATCTGCATCTTGCATCGCTGCGGAAACTGGTCACGGCCAAGACGCTGCTCATCGTTCCGGATGGTCTAAAGCGCAAAATGGTACGCAAAGGATTCCATCGGTGTCATGAGATGAAATGGTGGGAGCATATTACGCTTGGCGGAATCAAAATAACCTTTGTACCTGCGCAGCACTGGACGCGCCGAACCTTATTCGATACCAACACGTCCCATTGGGGTGGTTATGTATTGGAAAAGAATCACCCGGCAGTCGTCCCGTCTGATGAGAGCGCCGCGACGAGGGAGGACTATGATTCGGAAAAGTCGAGAGCAGCCGGAACGAATACGCTTGAACGATCATCTGTTGATGATTCTCCTGGCGATCCGCCAGTGATTTATTTTGTAGGGGATACGGGGTACTTCCAGGGATTCAAAACGATCGGTGAGCGCTTTGATATCGGTGTCACCCTCATGCCAATCGGTGCATACGAGCCGGAATGGTTCATGACCTCCCAGCATGTGACGCCGGAGGAAGCGCTGCAGGGATTTGTAGAAACAGGTTCTCAGCTTATGGTTCCCATGCATTATGGAACATTTAAGCTGGCGGATGACACACCCAAGGAAGCACTCGATCGAATGGAATTGGAACGAGAACGACTGGGTATCCAAGCCGAGCGCATTCGGGTATTGGGACATGGTGAGACGCTGCGTATCCGGCACGAAGGACAGAAAGAGGACTAA
- a CDS encoding ATP-binding protein, protein MDYIKTSKALEWVVIKLRIPWLGTAILIILGTLGTIFPLTLFYGVQLLFGTAAAFIALRLHGAIYGFTTLIAICALSVLFEGLVPDSLFMIGTHFIELIWMLGWQIRWRNGSIMKANAVFWVVMLLPVICYGYFMMGINLEELKYEYMHIAVTSMVNALIAGIVVDFWITTGEVKSKRTGTIPLRRIAFKYVVAFVVFVSLVLLSADSRRQLGQINNNILMNLKHAANAVIRDMNEQYLTDQNMQQSMERYHHLLDVNVIILGPNDKVIASGLDVLPVGERLDINKYRFLKPGVDSIQFHSGDAYYGDVLTHWKQASFLYEADMTTSTPYRVFVETNSANYYNRIEAIYLTTLQSLFIIFVVSMIVAAPLSRKVVSPLKRLTRMTGSLPRLLFRNGKMDWPTSHVTEVQILIGNLRKMADVLLEQFEQIRQDKLTLEDRVRERTKELKNSEEIKRAIIDSSIDAIIAVDSNGLIIEFNPEAERMFGLKREEVVLEKEAPSLFQGASCMEIKEMLNQCEYIRGKRHVIVEEISGIRRDGSVFPIEYKIVEIQLGNNETLYNLFIKDITERTRAEEDRVRHALALEELNAELFHEKVAIQEQRDISEHFIESVREGLIMSDHSGTITIVNRRIEEMFGLGNFLGRSIEDLAQAINTRILTSEFNLVEQTRAFLNGERAFVETEFIFNDVGKSVFSLYMKQMDVPGKKHGFLLVFRDRTEEERLNRMKNELISVVSHELRTPVATIMGYVELMMMYDLPASQRQEFMETISSEGARLSSLLDDVLDIQRLDNEGMTYHMTYVPLLELVEGVAEQWNMTSIQRIYVHAFNGDFFAYADQNRMIQVLHNLIGNAVKYSPGADRIDITLWEEKEWLCLDVRDYGIGIPENAQDMLFKKFYRVDNSGHRQIGGTGLGLYISRKIVEDHQGTLTFISAQDKGSTFKVRLPKQDELF, encoded by the coding sequence ATGGACTACATAAAGACAAGCAAGGCATTGGAGTGGGTCGTGATCAAACTCCGTATTCCATGGTTGGGTACGGCCATACTTATTATCCTTGGTACACTGGGAACGATATTTCCGTTGACTCTGTTTTACGGGGTTCAGCTGTTGTTCGGAACAGCCGCAGCTTTTATTGCTTTGCGTTTGCATGGAGCCATATATGGATTCACGACCCTGATCGCAATTTGTGCTTTGAGTGTGTTATTCGAAGGCCTCGTCCCTGACAGTTTATTTATGATAGGTACTCATTTCATTGAACTCATCTGGATGCTGGGATGGCAAATACGCTGGAGAAATGGAAGCATCATGAAAGCCAATGCGGTATTCTGGGTCGTGATGCTGCTGCCAGTGATTTGTTACGGGTACTTTATGATGGGCATTAATCTTGAAGAATTGAAGTATGAATATATGCATATCGCTGTGACCAGCATGGTTAATGCGCTGATTGCAGGTATTGTAGTGGATTTCTGGATTACCACTGGCGAGGTGAAGTCGAAACGAACTGGAACCATTCCGCTCAGACGAATTGCTTTTAAATACGTCGTAGCTTTTGTAGTCTTTGTCTCTCTTGTTCTGTTATCGGCTGATAGCCGCAGACAGCTAGGTCAGATCAATAACAACATCTTAATGAATCTGAAACATGCGGCAAATGCTGTTATAAGGGATATGAATGAACAATACTTAACGGACCAGAACATGCAGCAGAGTATGGAACGCTATCATCATCTACTGGATGTGAACGTCATCATTCTCGGCCCAAATGATAAGGTTATTGCATCAGGACTGGATGTGCTCCCGGTGGGAGAACGATTGGATATTAACAAATATCGTTTCCTCAAGCCAGGGGTGGACAGTATACAATTCCATTCCGGTGACGCTTATTATGGCGATGTGCTTACTCACTGGAAACAGGCATCGTTCTTGTATGAAGCGGATATGACTACAAGTACTCCTTACCGGGTATTTGTTGAGACCAACTCGGCCAACTATTACAATCGGATTGAGGCGATCTATCTGACCACACTTCAATCCCTGTTCATCATTTTTGTAGTTTCGATGATTGTGGCTGCTCCTCTAAGCCGTAAAGTGGTAAGTCCATTGAAGAGACTCACACGGATGACAGGCTCCCTTCCCAGACTATTATTTCGTAATGGTAAGATGGATTGGCCGACCAGCCACGTTACCGAAGTGCAGATTCTAATTGGCAATTTGCGCAAAATGGCGGATGTGCTTCTGGAACAATTCGAACAGATTCGTCAGGACAAACTCACCCTGGAGGACAGGGTAAGGGAGCGAACCAAGGAGTTAAAGAATAGTGAGGAGATCAAACGAGCCATTATTGATTCATCCATCGATGCCATTATAGCTGTCGATTCCAACGGGTTAATCATAGAGTTTAATCCTGAAGCCGAAAGAATGTTTGGATTGAAACGAGAAGAGGTTGTATTAGAAAAAGAGGCCCCATCCCTTTTTCAGGGAGCGAGCTGTATGGAAATCAAGGAAATGCTGAACCAATGTGAGTATATTCGGGGGAAACGGCATGTCATCGTCGAAGAGATTTCAGGCATTCGCCGGGACGGTTCAGTTTTTCCGATTGAGTACAAAATTGTAGAAATTCAGCTGGGCAATAACGAAACGCTGTATAACTTATTTATCAAGGATATTACCGAGCGGACAAGAGCAGAAGAAGACCGTGTACGTCATGCGCTGGCTCTGGAGGAGCTGAATGCTGAGCTGTTTCATGAAAAAGTTGCCATTCAGGAACAGCGGGATATCAGTGAGCATTTTATTGAATCTGTTCGGGAAGGTCTGATCATGTCTGATCATTCTGGCACCATTACGATTGTTAATCGAAGGATTGAAGAAATGTTTGGCCTCGGGAACTTTTTGGGCAGATCCATCGAAGACTTGGCACAAGCCATTAATACACGGATATTAACCTCTGAATTCAATCTGGTAGAGCAGACTCGTGCTTTTCTGAACGGAGAGCGTGCTTTTGTTGAGACAGAGTTTATATTTAATGACGTGGGAAAAAGCGTGTTTTCCTTATATATGAAACAAATGGATGTTCCGGGTAAAAAGCATGGATTTCTGCTGGTGTTCCGCGATCGTACAGAGGAAGAACGCCTGAATCGGATGAAGAACGAACTGATCAGCGTGGTATCACATGAGCTTCGTACCCCTGTTGCAACCATTATGGGTTATGTGGAACTAATGATGATGTATGATCTTCCCGCTTCACAGCGTCAGGAGTTCATGGAAACTATCTCTTCGGAAGGTGCACGGCTGAGCAGTCTGCTGGATGATGTACTTGATATTCAACGATTAGACAATGAAGGCATGACGTACCACATGACGTATGTGCCGTTACTTGAACTGGTTGAGGGTGTAGCCGAACAATGGAACATGACATCCATTCAGCGCATCTATGTGCATGCGTTTAATGGAGATTTTTTTGCTTATGCAGATCAGAACCGGATGATTCAGGTATTGCACAACCTGATTGGTAATGCGGTCAAGTATTCACCTGGAGCGGACAGAATCGATATTACACTGTGGGAAGAAAAAGAATGGTTGTGCCTCGACGTGCGTGATTATGGAATAGGTATTCCAGAGAACGCGCAGGATATGCTGTTTAAGAAGTTTTATCGTGTAGATAATTCGGGTCATCGCCAGATTGGCGGAACAGGGCTGGGACTTTACATTTCTCGCAAAATTGTAGAGGATCACCAGGGTACGCTAACCTTTATATCCGCACAGGACAAAGGAAGTACGTTCAAGGTTCGATTGCCCAAGCAGGACGAACTCTTCTAA
- a CDS encoding cytochrome ubiquinol oxidase subunit I has translation MSSLDPVLLSRILTGLTLFVHIIFASIGVGVPLMIALAEWRGLRTNDIHYTLLARRWARGFVITVAVGVVTGTSIGLQLSLLWPMFMRVAGQAIALPLFMETFAFFVEAIFLGIYLYTWDRFKKKYTHMLLLIPVALGSSASAIFITTVNSFMNQPQGFTLINGIMKDIHPIAAMLNPATPTKVSHVLASSYTLSAGILAGIAAFSLLRGRNHVYYKKALKLTTVCALVFAVSTVMIGDSSGKFLAKYQPEKLAAAEWHFQTMTKAPLVYGGILDENNEVKYAIEIPYALSILAGNRPDTEVKGLEEFPADLRPPLSIHYMFDLKVTTGVIILLIPVLYVIRRWLPGRKPYPKWLLLGIVFLGPLAMIAIELGWMFAEVGRQPWILRGYMKVSEAATTSSSVGWMLILFILLYLILCFSAIRVLSKLFRNKEAEKELESLGLEGGIVH, from the coding sequence ATGTCATCCCTGGACCCTGTTCTGCTCAGCCGGATACTGACCGGTCTTACCCTGTTTGTGCACATCATTTTTGCTTCCATCGGTGTTGGCGTTCCACTCATGATTGCTCTGGCTGAATGGCGCGGACTACGCACGAATGATATCCATTACACCTTGCTGGCGCGCAGATGGGCGCGAGGTTTTGTCATTACGGTCGCCGTTGGTGTGGTCACAGGCACTTCAATCGGTTTACAGCTCAGCCTGCTGTGGCCGATGTTTATGCGAGTAGCGGGGCAAGCCATTGCCTTACCTCTGTTTATGGAGACATTCGCCTTTTTTGTAGAAGCTATCTTTCTTGGAATCTACCTTTATACATGGGACCGTTTCAAAAAGAAATATACGCATATGCTGCTGCTGATTCCGGTGGCGCTGGGATCCTCCGCCTCTGCGATATTCATTACAACGGTGAATTCCTTTATGAATCAGCCTCAGGGATTTACCCTGATCAATGGCATCATGAAGGACATCCACCCAATTGCTGCGATGCTGAATCCGGCTACCCCGACCAAGGTATCTCACGTGCTCGCCTCATCGTACACCCTAAGTGCAGGTATTCTGGCGGGTATAGCTGCGTTCAGTTTGCTTCGGGGACGGAATCATGTGTATTACAAAAAAGCACTTAAACTCACAACGGTATGTGCGCTCGTATTTGCAGTCAGCACCGTCATGATCGGAGATTCTTCCGGAAAATTTCTGGCGAAGTACCAGCCGGAGAAGCTGGCTGCCGCAGAGTGGCATTTCCAAACGATGACGAAGGCCCCGCTGGTCTACGGTGGAATTCTTGACGAGAACAATGAAGTAAAATACGCCATTGAGATACCCTATGCACTCAGCATACTGGCGGGAAACAGACCTGACACGGAAGTGAAGGGGCTGGAAGAATTTCCGGCGGATCTGAGGCCGCCGCTGTCCATTCACTATATGTTTGACCTGAAAGTGACGACAGGTGTGATCATACTGTTGATTCCGGTGCTCTATGTAATCCGCCGCTGGCTGCCAGGGCGTAAGCCTTATCCCAAGTGGCTTTTGCTCGGTATCGTCTTTCTTGGACCGCTGGCCATGATTGCCATTGAGCTGGGCTGGATGTTTGCCGAGGTAGGCAGACAGCCATGGATATTGCGCGGTTACATGAAGGTATCGGAAGCAGCGACAACGTCTTCTTCGGTGGGCTGGATGCTGATTCTGTTTATTCTGCTGTACCTGATCCTTTGTTTTTCAGCGATTCGGGTACTCAGCAAGCTGTTCCGTAACAAGGAAGCAGAGAAGGAACTGGAATCTCTCGGCCTGGAAGGAGGGATCGTGCATTGA
- a CDS encoding cytochrome d ubiquinol oxidase subunit II, translating into MSFEIAGIAILWTFLFGYLIVASIDFGAGFFSFYSILTGHENKIHNIIQRYLSPVWEVTNVFLIFFVVGLVGFYPDSAFYYGTALLVPGSLAIVLLAIRGVYYAYNTYGNQGQNSRIYMALYGATGLLIPAVFSTILAISEGGIIEQVGDQVFFRWREFLTNPYTWSVVLLALVSVLYISAMFLTYYAKRAEDETAFEVLREYALLWSLPTIFASFLAFLQINKQNPAHFEQMLNISWMFIASFICFVIAVSLVWKRKYLGWCFIAVMLQFAFAWYGYGRSHLPYILYPYINIYDSFTNKTMGIALITAFSLGLLVLIPSLVLIMKLFLFDANYVRGNAGKKKG; encoded by the coding sequence TTGAGCTTTGAAATTGCAGGCATCGCGATCCTATGGACGTTTCTGTTTGGATATCTGATCGTGGCTTCAATCGATTTTGGAGCTGGATTTTTCAGCTTTTACAGCATACTAACCGGACATGAGAACAAAATCCATAACATTATTCAGCGCTATCTCTCCCCCGTATGGGAAGTGACGAATGTGTTTCTAATCTTTTTTGTTGTCGGTCTGGTCGGATTTTATCCGGATAGCGCTTTTTATTATGGGACAGCGCTGCTTGTTCCAGGTTCATTGGCGATTGTGCTGCTTGCGATTCGGGGGGTGTACTACGCCTATAACACCTACGGGAACCAGGGGCAGAACAGCCGGATCTACATGGCATTGTACGGAGCGACGGGATTGTTGATTCCGGCGGTGTTTTCCACCATTTTGGCGATATCCGAAGGTGGAATTATTGAGCAGGTAGGAGATCAGGTCTTCTTTCGCTGGCGTGAGTTTCTGACGAATCCGTATACCTGGTCTGTTGTATTGCTTGCGCTGGTCAGTGTGCTGTATATCTCAGCGATGTTTCTTACCTACTATGCCAAGCGTGCGGAGGATGAGACTGCGTTTGAAGTCCTTCGGGAGTATGCGCTCTTATGGAGTCTGCCTACGATCTTTGCCAGCTTCCTGGCATTTCTGCAGATTAACAAACAGAACCCTGCACACTTTGAACAGATGTTGAATATTTCTTGGATGTTCATCGCATCTTTTATCTGTTTTGTGATTGCCGTCTCACTGGTATGGAAACGCAAATATCTGGGCTGGTGCTTTATCGCCGTTATGCTGCAGTTTGCCTTTGCCTGGTACGGCTATGGGCGCTCGCATCTCCCATACATTCTGTATCCGTACATTAATATTTACGACAGCTTTACGAACAAGACGATGGGTATTGCGCTCATTACGGCGTTCAGTCTTGGACTACTGGTGCTCATTCCTTCACTCGTGCTCATTATGAAGCTGTTTCTGTTTGATGCCAATTATGTGCGGGGTAATGCTGGCAAAAAGAAAGGATGA
- the cydS gene encoding cytochrome bd oxidase small subunit CydS has product MLPNMLFIMLRRLLLSSDAGVTGIPGITGLSFFETFTIMYAPPLIIVAAIAFLFIYLAKCKNPKD; this is encoded by the coding sequence ATGCTTCCAAATATGCTGTTCATTATGCTTCGACGGTTGCTTCTCAGCTCTGACGCAGGAGTGACGGGGATTCCCGGTATAACGGGATTGAGTTTTTTTGAGACCTTTACGATTATGTACGCCCCACCACTGATCATCGTGGCTGCAATTGCATTTTTGTTCATCTACTTGGCGAAGTGCAAAAATCCAAAGGATTGA
- a CDS encoding cation diffusion facilitator family transporter, with amino-acid sequence MNAYEEIRKGERGAWVSIVAYLVLSAFKLICGYLFASSALLADGFNNLTDIVASVAVLIGLRISQKPPDSDHAYGHFRAETVAALIASFIMAMVGLQVLVEAARSWYEGDFVAPNLWSAAVAVVCALVMLGVYRYNHRLAKQINSQALMAAAKDNRSDAWVSIGAAVGIIGAQFGFPWLDKVAAIAVGLLICKTAWEIFRDSTHRLTDGFDQKELTDLRSSVARVPGVEMIKDVKARVHGSHVLVDVVIEVDGGLSLIEGHQICDRVEERLKRSHNIMHVHVHVEPKMEEGTTGSP; translated from the coding sequence TTGAACGCCTATGAAGAAATACGCAAAGGAGAGCGCGGGGCTTGGGTCAGTATTGTGGCCTATCTAGTCTTGTCTGCTTTTAAATTGATCTGCGGATATTTGTTTGCTTCCAGTGCTTTGCTGGCAGACGGTTTTAATAACCTTACAGATATTGTTGCGTCTGTTGCTGTATTGATCGGACTACGCATATCCCAGAAGCCACCTGATTCCGATCATGCCTATGGTCACTTTAGAGCGGAAACAGTCGCTGCCCTGATTGCATCATTTATTATGGCCATGGTTGGTCTGCAGGTATTGGTTGAAGCAGCTCGTTCTTGGTATGAAGGGGACTTTGTAGCACCGAATCTTTGGTCAGCAGCGGTTGCGGTTGTCTGTGCGCTGGTCATGCTGGGCGTATATCGTTACAATCATCGTCTTGCCAAACAAATTAACAGTCAGGCCCTGATGGCTGCGGCCAAAGATAATCGTTCGGATGCTTGGGTCAGCATAGGGGCTGCGGTAGGAATCATCGGTGCGCAATTTGGCTTTCCCTGGTTGGACAAAGTCGCTGCAATTGCTGTAGGCCTGTTGATCTGTAAGACAGCTTGGGAAATCTTTCGTGATTCAACACATCGTCTGACAGACGGATTTGACCAGAAAGAACTGACAGACCTAAGATCATCTGTGGCGCGGGTTCCTGGAGTGGAAATGATCAAGGACGTGAAGGCGCGTGTGCACGGCAGTCATGTACTGGTCGATGTAGTTATTGAAGTGGACGGAGGACTGAGCCTGATCGAAGGTCATCAGATCTGTGACCGGGTCGAAGAGCGCTTGAAACGTTCACATAATATTATGCATGTACATGTGCATGTGGAGCCGAAGATGGAAGAAGGCACGACGGGAAGCCCTTGA
- a CDS encoding ABC-F family ATP-binding cassette domain-containing protein, protein MISTSGITLRYGKRALFEDVNIKFTPGNCYGLIGANGAGKSTFLKILSGEIEANSGEVHITPGERMAVLKQNHFEYDEYPVLETVIMGHGRLYSIMKEKDALYAKADFTEEDGLRAGELEGEFAELNGWDAEPDAAALLIGLGIDRDMHEKKMVDLSGNEKVRVLLAQALFGRPNNLLLDEPTNHLDLESIQWLENFLMDYEGTVIVVSHDRHFLNKVCTHIADIDFGKIQLYVGNYDFWYESSQLALALQRDANKKKEEKIKELQAFIQRFSANASKSKQATSRKKQLDKITLDDLRPSNRKYPFINFKPEREAGKQLLTVDRISKTIDGVNMLNDLSFVVNKGDKIAFVGPNGNAKSLLFDILMGETEADSGEYTWGITTTQAYFPKDNSKYFDGVDMTLVDWLRQYSKDQDETYLRGFLGRMLFSGEESLKKASVLSGGEKVRCMLAKMMQTGANALILDEPTNHLDLESITALNNGMIDFDGTMLFTSHDHQFIQTIANRIIEITPNGIIDRQMSYDEYLESDEIKELRNKMYPVEA, encoded by the coding sequence ATGATTAGTACAAGCGGCATCACGCTCCGCTACGGAAAACGTGCACTTTTTGAAGATGTGAATATCAAGTTCACGCCAGGCAACTGTTATGGTCTGATCGGCGCAAATGGAGCCGGCAAATCAACGTTCCTTAAAATTTTGTCCGGTGAAATTGAAGCAAACTCGGGAGAGGTGCACATCACCCCGGGCGAACGTATGGCCGTTTTGAAGCAAAACCACTTTGAATATGATGAGTATCCAGTTCTCGAAACGGTAATCATGGGTCACGGTCGTCTCTACTCCATTATGAAGGAGAAGGACGCATTGTACGCCAAAGCGGACTTTACGGAAGAAGACGGCTTGCGCGCGGGTGAGCTTGAAGGTGAATTTGCCGAATTGAACGGCTGGGATGCAGAGCCGGATGCAGCGGCACTCCTGATTGGTCTCGGTATTGATCGTGACATGCATGAGAAGAAGATGGTTGATCTGAGCGGTAACGAAAAAGTTCGTGTCCTGCTTGCACAAGCCTTGTTTGGTCGTCCAAACAACCTGTTGCTCGATGAGCCTACCAACCACTTGGATCTCGAATCCATTCAATGGCTGGAGAACTTCCTCATGGATTATGAAGGTACCGTTATTGTGGTATCCCATGACCGTCACTTCCTGAACAAAGTATGTACACACATTGCCGATATCGATTTTGGTAAAATCCAGCTGTACGTAGGTAACTACGATTTCTGGTATGAATCCAGCCAATTGGCGCTTGCATTGCAACGTGATGCCAACAAGAAAAAAGAAGAGAAGATTAAAGAGCTGCAGGCCTTTATTCAACGTTTCTCTGCGAATGCTTCCAAATCGAAGCAAGCGACTTCGCGTAAGAAACAACTCGACAAAATCACGTTGGATGATCTTCGTCCATCGAACCGGAAATATCCGTTCATCAACTTCAAGCCTGAGCGTGAGGCTGGTAAACAGTTGTTGACTGTTGACCGCATCAGCAAAACAATTGATGGCGTGAACATGTTGAATGATCTCAGCTTCGTGGTGAACAAAGGCGATAAAATTGCTTTTGTTGGCCCGAATGGTAATGCCAAATCATTGTTGTTTGACATCCTTATGGGTGAAACAGAAGCGGATAGTGGCGAATACACTTGGGGGATTACGACAACTCAGGCTTATTTCCCGAAAGACAACTCCAAATACTTTGACGGTGTAGACATGACTCTCGTGGATTGGCTGCGTCAATATTCCAAGGATCAGGATGAAACATACCTGCGTGGATTCTTGGGACGTATGCTGTTCTCAGGCGAGGAATCCCTGAAAAAAGCAAGTGTACTGTCCGGGGGCGAGAAAGTTCGCTGTATGCTGGCGAAAATGATGCAAACGGGTGCCAACGCTCTGATTCTCGATGAGCCAACGAACCACTTGGATTTGGAGTCCATTACCGCGCTGAACAACGGTATGATTGATTTTGACGGCACCATGCTGTTTACATCCCATGACCATCAGTTCATTCAAACCATCGCTAACCGGATTATTGAAATCACACCAAATGGCATCATTGATCGCCAAATGAGCTACGATGAGTATTTGGAAAGTGACGAAATTAAAGAACTACGTAACAAAATGTATCCGGTAGAAGCTTAA